A segment of the bacterium genome:
CTCGCGATATTACTCGCGACGGGCAAATCAACTTCGATGACCTCGAATGGGAATATCTAAATGGAGACGGAGACTTTCGTAGCCCAGAAGTTACAAAGCTTCGTGACGAAGCGGATATCATCATAACCAATCCTCCGTTTTCTCTGTTTCGGGAATTTCTTGCGTGGATTGTCGAAGCGAACAAAAAATTTCTGGTTATAGGCAATCTGAATGCCATCACCTATAAAGAAGTGTTTCCACTGATAAAGGAAAACAAGTTGTGGCTGGGGCCAACCATCAGCAGTGGGGATCGAGAATTTGAGGTTCCAGAGAACTACCCTCTCCTCGCCGCCGGATGGCGAGTTGATGACAAGGGGAAGAAATACATCCGCGTTAAAGGCGTCCGTTGGTATACCAACCTCGACCACGGACGCCGCCACACGCCACTCGTTTTGATGACAGAAAAGGACGTTGTTCGCTACGGGCTTGAGCGACCTTTTGAAAAATATGACAACTACGATGCTATTGAAGTTCCTAAAACCAAATGGATTCCTAGTGATTACAGTGGCATCATGGGTGTCCCCATAACCTTTCTGGACAAATATTGCCCGGAACAGTTTGAAATATTAGGTGCGACCCAAAGAGGATGTCACGATGCTGTTCCTGATTTTAAGAAATATGACGATTATGTCGAAATGAGTCAATCTGGTGGTCCCACAGGTTGCACTGGCGGCAAAACCAATGAGAACGCCAATCTGTTGGTAAATGACGGCAAAAAGAATTATTTCAAGAACAAAGAAGGGCGGATAGTTCAGTCTGCCTACCAACGAATATTTATCCGCCACAAAAATCTATGAAAACACAACTCCGCACAGAAATCACAATCAAAGCCCTCTGCGAGGGATTCGTCTATAACGAACTTGAAGGCAAGGGGCTATTCGGCCTAGCCGGCAAGCTTAC
Coding sequences within it:
- a CDS encoding adenine-specific methyltransferase EcoRI family protein — translated: RDITRDGQINFDDLEWEYLNGDGDFRSPEVTKLRDEADIIITNPPFSLFREFLAWIVEANKKFLVIGNLNAITYKEVFPLIKENKLWLGPTISSGDREFEVPENYPLLAAGWRVDDKGKKYIRVKGVRWYTNLDHGRRHTPLVLMTEKDVVRYGLERPFEKYDNYDAIEVPKTKWIPSDYSGIMGVPITFLDKYCPEQFEILGATQRGCHDAVPDFKKYDDYVEMSQSGGPTGCTGGKTNENANLLVNDGKKNYFKNKEGRIVQSAYQRIFIRHKNL